One genomic window of Geodermatophilus sp. DSM 44513 includes the following:
- a CDS encoding siderophore-interacting protein, whose translation MPDSPTRPVDVLTVTGVSRVTPSVRRIVLSGTSAAAAAAGPTVSLLVPRVDDPAPRWPEVQRDGRVVWPAGAHGVSLRSYTARRQDADRGEVEIDFVLHGDGPAAAWAGAAVPGATLAVAGGGPLGDRPAGWLLLAGDETALPAVARILAAAPPSTRGVALVEVADAAEEQPLVAPDGVEVRWLHRDGTPPGEGTLLVDAVAALDRPEGGDLFAWVAAESAAVRAIRADLRGRWGLGRAQHHAIGYWRRGRAMSPAG comes from the coding sequence ATGCCTGACAGCCCCACCCGCCCGGTCGACGTCCTCACCGTGACCGGGGTCAGCCGGGTGACCCCCTCGGTGCGGCGCATCGTGCTCTCCGGCACCTCCGCGGCGGCCGCGGCGGCCGGCCCGACCGTCTCGCTGCTTGTGCCGCGCGTCGACGACCCGGCGCCGCGCTGGCCGGAGGTGCAGCGCGACGGGCGGGTGGTGTGGCCGGCCGGTGCGCACGGGGTCAGCCTGCGCAGCTACACCGCCCGCCGGCAGGACGCCGATCGCGGGGAGGTGGAGATCGACTTCGTGCTGCACGGCGACGGCCCGGCGGCGGCGTGGGCCGGTGCCGCCGTCCCCGGGGCCACGCTCGCCGTCGCCGGCGGGGGCCCGCTCGGCGACCGGCCGGCCGGCTGGCTGCTCCTCGCCGGCGACGAGACCGCGCTGCCGGCCGTCGCCCGCATCCTGGCCGCGGCGCCGCCGTCCACCCGGGGGGTCGCCCTCGTGGAGGTCGCCGACGCCGCGGAGGAGCAGCCGCTGGTGGCGCCGGACGGCGTCGAGGTGCGCTGGCTGCACCGCGACGGCACCCCGCCCGGGGAGGGCACGCTGCTGGTCGACGCCGTCGCGGCACTCGACCGGCCCGAGGGCGGGGACCTGTTCGCCTGGGTGGCCGCCGAGTCCGCCGCCGTCCGCGCGATCCGCGCGGACCTGCGCGGCCGGTGGGGCCTGGGCCGGGCGCAGCACCACGCCATCGGGTACTGGCGCCGGGGCCGGGCGATGTCACCCGCGGGGTGA
- the pstC gene encoding phosphate ABC transporter permease subunit PstC → MTATRTPSEPGTRRVVRRPGDRVFAGSAKGAGILILVILAGVAAFLVAEAVPALTAPADEVPGGEGLLGYVAPLVFGTLLAATIALVVATPLAVAIALYITHYAPRRLSQGLGYVVDLLAAIPSIVYGFWGITWLAPKLVPFYVWLEENLGFIPLFAGPTSATGRTMLTAGLVLAIMILPIISAISREVFLQVPSLHKEAALALGATRWEMIKMAVIPYGKSGVIGGSMLGLGRALGETLAVTLVLSASGGITFNLISSANPATIAANIALQFPEATGIDVNTLIASGLVLFVITLLVNMLARWVVSRRADFSGAN, encoded by the coding sequence GTGACCGCCACCAGGACCCCGTCCGAACCCGGCACCCGCCGGGTGGTCCGCCGCCCCGGCGACCGCGTCTTCGCCGGCAGCGCCAAGGGCGCCGGCATCCTCATCCTCGTCATCCTCGCCGGGGTGGCGGCCTTCCTGGTCGCCGAGGCGGTCCCCGCCCTCACCGCCCCCGCGGACGAGGTCCCCGGCGGCGAGGGCCTGCTCGGCTACGTCGCCCCGCTCGTCTTCGGCACGCTGCTCGCCGCGACGATCGCCCTGGTGGTGGCCACCCCGCTGGCCGTGGCGATCGCCCTCTACATCACCCACTACGCCCCGCGCCGGCTCTCCCAGGGGCTGGGCTATGTGGTCGACCTGCTCGCGGCCATCCCCAGCATCGTCTACGGGTTCTGGGGCATCACCTGGCTCGCACCCAAGCTCGTGCCGTTCTACGTGTGGCTCGAGGAGAACCTCGGCTTCATCCCGCTGTTCGCCGGGCCGACGTCCGCGACCGGGCGCACCATGCTGACCGCCGGGCTGGTGCTGGCCATCATGATCCTGCCGATCATCAGCGCCATCTCCCGCGAGGTGTTCCTCCAGGTGCCGTCGCTGCACAAGGAGGCGGCGCTCGCCCTGGGCGCCACCCGCTGGGAGATGATCAAGATGGCGGTCATCCCCTACGGCAAGAGCGGCGTCATCGGCGGGTCGATGCTGGGCCTCGGCCGCGCGCTCGGCGAGACGCTCGCGGTGACCCTGGTCCTCTCCGCCTCCGGTGGCATCACCTTCAACCTGATCAGCAGCGCGAACCCGGCGACCATCGCCGCCAACATCGCGCTGCAGTTCCCGGAGGCGACCGGGATCGACGTCAACACCCTCATCGCCAGTGGCCTGGTGCTGTTCGTGATCACCCTGCTGGTCAACATGCTCGCCCGGTGGGTCGTCAGCCGCCGGGCCGACTTCTCCGGAGCCAACTGA
- the pstA gene encoding phosphate ABC transporter permease PstA yields the protein MSVQTPAPAGASVAPVSDRAERRLPNWAPWACFAAAAVLAVGVELLGDFNIALTVVYAVVLGTVAVYVVSRLAEGRRRATDRLVTALVTSAFAIAMVPLVALVWEVVGRGVRRLDGEFFGSSLIGIVGEGGGAYHAIMGTLIITLLTTLISVPIGLMTAIYLVEYGRGRLKRAITFFVDVMTGIPSIVAGLFAFALFVLFFGPGVRLGIMGAVALSVLMIPVVVRSAEEVLKLVPNELREASYALGVPKWRTIVKVVIPTAIAGLGTGVTLAIARVVGETAPLLVTVGITNGTNVNPFDGRMATLPVFAYYQLTQPGVPPEFAIDRAWTAALLLIALVMGLNVVARLISRLFAPKTGR from the coding sequence ATGAGCGTCCAGACGCCCGCGCCCGCCGGGGCATCCGTCGCCCCGGTCTCCGATCGAGCAGAGCGGCGGCTGCCCAACTGGGCGCCGTGGGCCTGCTTCGCCGCCGCCGCCGTCCTGGCCGTGGGCGTCGAGCTGCTGGGCGACTTCAACATCGCCCTGACCGTCGTCTACGCCGTCGTGCTGGGCACGGTGGCCGTCTACGTCGTGTCCCGGCTGGCCGAGGGGCGGCGCCGGGCCACCGACCGGCTGGTCACCGCACTGGTCACCAGCGCCTTCGCCATCGCGATGGTGCCGCTGGTCGCGCTGGTCTGGGAGGTCGTCGGCCGCGGTGTCCGCCGGCTGGACGGCGAGTTCTTCGGCTCCTCCCTCATCGGCATCGTCGGTGAGGGCGGCGGGGCCTACCACGCGATCATGGGCACGCTGATCATCACCCTGCTCACCACGCTGATCTCGGTGCCGATCGGGCTGATGACCGCCATCTACCTGGTGGAGTACGGCCGCGGCCGGCTCAAGCGGGCCATCACGTTCTTCGTCGACGTCATGACCGGCATCCCGTCGATCGTCGCCGGCCTGTTCGCGTTCGCCCTCTTCGTGTTGTTCTTCGGTCCGGGGGTCCGGCTGGGCATCATGGGTGCGGTGGCGCTGTCGGTGCTGATGATCCCGGTCGTCGTCCGCTCGGCCGAGGAGGTGCTGAAGCTGGTGCCCAACGAGCTGCGCGAGGCCTCCTACGCCCTCGGCGTGCCGAAGTGGCGCACCATCGTCAAGGTCGTCATCCCCACCGCGATCGCCGGCCTGGGCACCGGCGTCACGCTGGCCATCGCCCGCGTCGTCGGGGAGACCGCCCCCCTCCTGGTCACCGTCGGCATCACCAACGGGACGAACGTCAACCCCTTCGACGGCCGGATGGCGACGCTGCCGGTCTTCGCCTACTACCAGCTCACCCAGCCCGGCGTACCGCCGGAGTTCGCGATCGACCGCGCGTGGACGGCGGCGCTGCTGCTCATCGCGCTGGTCATGGGCCTCAACGTCGTCGCCCGCCTCATCAGCCGTCTCTTCGCCCCCAAGACCGGTCGCTGA
- a CDS encoding response regulator transcription factor, with protein sequence MRLVLMTAARQATTEVLPALGLLGHSVRVVAPELSSLLDGDSGDVVLVDARHDLVRARTLCGLLSSTGVASALVAVLSEGGLVALSADWGVDDVLLDTAGPAEVDARLKWATARRLAAVSPADGADRGVTQAGELVIDEHSYSAKLRGRPLDLTYKEFELLKYLAQHPGRVFSRAQLLQEIWGYDYFGGTRTVDVHVRRLRAKLGTEHEALIGTVRNVGYKLDQQVADATAAAARAEATAAGDPAPAGAERV encoded by the coding sequence ATGCGACTCGTGCTCATGACCGCCGCACGGCAGGCCACGACCGAGGTGCTGCCCGCACTCGGCCTGCTCGGGCACTCCGTGCGCGTGGTGGCACCCGAGCTGTCCAGCCTCCTGGACGGCGACTCCGGCGACGTGGTCCTCGTCGACGCCCGCCACGACCTCGTCCGGGCCCGCACCCTGTGCGGGCTGCTGTCCTCCACGGGGGTGGCCTCGGCGCTGGTCGCGGTCCTGTCCGAGGGCGGCCTGGTCGCGCTGTCGGCGGACTGGGGCGTCGACGACGTGCTGCTGGACACCGCCGGGCCGGCCGAGGTCGACGCCCGGCTGAAGTGGGCCACCGCCCGCCGGCTGGCCGCCGTCTCCCCCGCCGACGGCGCCGACCGCGGCGTCACCCAGGCCGGCGAGCTGGTCATCGACGAGCACAGCTACTCCGCGAAGCTGCGCGGGCGCCCGCTGGACCTGACCTACAAGGAGTTCGAGCTGCTGAAGTACCTGGCCCAGCACCCGGGCCGGGTGTTCTCCCGCGCGCAGCTGCTCCAGGAGATCTGGGGCTACGACTACTTCGGGGGCACCCGCACCGTCGACGTCCACGTGCGCCGGCTGCGGGCCAAGCTGGGCACCGAGCACGAGGCCCTGATCGGCACCGTGCGCAACGTCGGCTACAAGCTCGACCAGCAGGTCGCCGACGCCACCGCGGCCGCCGCGCGTGCCGAGGCGACGGCCGCCGGCGACCCGGCACCGGCCGGCGCCGAGCGGGTCTGA
- a CDS encoding response regulator transcription factor, protein MSSTSRGTAPEARLLVVDDEPNIRELLSASLRYAGFEVATAADGQQALAMAASFRPDLLVLDVMMPGLDGFGVVRRLRESGRHTPVLFLTARDAAEDKVSGLTLGGDDYVTKPFSLDEVLARIRAVLRRSTGPQRAAEAPRLSFADIELDEESHEVVKAGEVVSLSPTEFKLLRYLMANAGRVLSKAQILDHVWNYDFNGDANVVESYVSYLRRKIDTTEPRLLHTIRGVGYTLRLPRGS, encoded by the coding sequence GTGAGCAGCACGAGCAGGGGCACCGCACCGGAGGCCCGGCTGCTCGTGGTGGACGACGAGCCCAACATCCGCGAGCTGCTCTCGGCCAGCCTCCGCTACGCCGGCTTCGAGGTGGCCACCGCCGCGGACGGCCAGCAGGCCCTGGCGATGGCGGCGTCCTTCCGGCCGGACCTGCTCGTGCTCGACGTGATGATGCCCGGGCTGGACGGCTTCGGTGTCGTCCGCCGGCTGCGGGAGAGCGGCCGGCACACGCCGGTGCTGTTCCTCACCGCCCGCGACGCCGCCGAGGACAAGGTGTCCGGGCTGACCCTGGGCGGCGACGACTACGTCACCAAGCCGTTCAGCCTCGACGAGGTGCTCGCCCGGATCCGGGCGGTCCTGCGCCGCAGCACCGGCCCGCAGCGCGCGGCGGAGGCCCCCCGGCTGTCCTTCGCCGACATCGAGCTGGACGAGGAGTCCCACGAGGTGGTCAAGGCCGGCGAGGTGGTCAGCCTCTCGCCGACGGAGTTCAAGCTGCTGCGCTACCTGATGGCCAACGCCGGGCGGGTGCTGTCGAAGGCCCAGATCCTCGACCACGTGTGGAACTACGACTTCAACGGCGACGCGAACGTCGTGGAGTCCTACGTCTCCTACCTGCGCCGGAAGATCGACACCACCGAGCCGCGACTGCTGCACACCATCCGCGGCGTGGGGTACACCCTCAGGTTGCCGCGGGGCTCGTGA
- a CDS encoding LCP family protein codes for MGDERTRDDAVNPRAAGRTRGRRRPAVPSHGAGDGASTPGPITVEQLIARQGGEVGRRRAARTGEIPLPLVLPDQTPGRRRGLPPVPAEGTTGTGDRPRPSGRGPAEAGPAAGGTPAVRRGLPPVPSGAAGPGPGLPGTPAAAPPSPSSPPEVAGPPAATLSGLPPVPPAGRPSVPLFPPLETRDGVLPSRPVAPLPPIPGRDAALSGATRLAPPSPRERRAARRAARSPGRRRLVRAATALAALVAVVVVYHLGLYFAVDQRIGRVDALTPDGPEVLAPGLQERASTYLVVGTGLPGAEGPASVATLLAHVSPGGERAVLVSIPPTTLVDTPACIRPDGQVREAATESFAAALLDGGPSCTVRVVQQLSGLQVDHYLGVDLARLPGMVDALGGVAVCLPAATPAVTASAQPLPTGHSRLSGEGATGYLAPADAAADPTGDAVAERAQLLLTSTLRSGLSAGTLGNPMTLTRFLVRASDVLTLDEATTLGDLRTLAGTLGEVSGDAVQRTGLPVAQVGYVPAGSEQAHVVLDAAATRSLFDAVIQEGRLPAELLTPEAADPAVVAAPAPAAAEQPVAPPAEELLTAAPTGITVDVLNGTATGGLAGTVADQLRAQGFTVGQVGNQPGGVDGTVVRFGADAREQARTVAAAVPGAVLQPGDVAGVQLVVGPGFPGVVPVVIPPPAPEPPPVAPAPAAAEPAAAPASC; via the coding sequence GTGGGGGACGAACGCACGCGCGACGACGCGGTGAACCCGCGCGCCGCCGGGCGTACCCGCGGCCGGCGGCGGCCGGCGGTGCCCTCCCACGGCGCCGGTGACGGGGCGTCGACCCCCGGGCCGATCACCGTCGAGCAGCTGATCGCCCGCCAGGGCGGCGAGGTCGGCCGCCGGCGCGCCGCGCGCACCGGCGAGATCCCGCTGCCCCTCGTCCTGCCCGACCAGACCCCCGGGCGCCGGCGCGGCCTGCCCCCGGTGCCCGCCGAGGGGACGACCGGTACCGGGGACCGGCCGCGGCCGTCCGGGCGGGGTCCTGCCGAGGCCGGCCCCGCGGCCGGCGGGACACCCGCGGTGCGCCGCGGGCTGCCGCCGGTACCCAGCGGCGCGGCCGGCCCCGGGCCCGGGCTCCCGGGCACCCCGGCGGCCGCCCCGCCGTCTCCGTCGTCGCCGCCCGAGGTCGCCGGCCCACCCGCAGCGACCCTCAGCGGCCTGCCGCCGGTACCGCCCGCAGGCCGGCCCTCCGTGCCGCTGTTCCCGCCGCTGGAGACACGGGACGGCGTCCTCCCGTCCCGCCCCGTCGCCCCGCTCCCGCCCATCCCCGGCCGCGACGCCGCGCTGTCCGGGGCGACCAGGCTCGCCCCGCCCTCGCCGCGGGAGCGGCGGGCCGCCCGCCGGGCCGCCCGCAGCCCGGGCCGGCGCAGGCTGGTCCGCGCCGCGACCGCCCTGGCGGCCCTCGTCGCCGTCGTCGTCGTCTACCACCTCGGCCTCTACTTCGCCGTCGACCAGCGGATCGGGCGGGTCGACGCACTGACGCCGGACGGCCCGGAGGTGCTCGCCCCGGGCCTGCAGGAGCGGGCGAGCACCTACCTCGTCGTCGGCACGGGGTTGCCCGGTGCGGAGGGGCCGGCCTCGGTGGCCACCCTCCTGGCGCACGTCAGCCCCGGCGGCGAGCGCGCGGTGCTGGTCAGCATCCCGCCGACCACGCTCGTCGACACCCCCGCCTGCATCCGCCCGGACGGCCAGGTGCGCGAGGCCGCGACCGAGTCCTTCGCCGCCGCGTTGCTCGACGGCGGCCCGTCCTGCACGGTCCGCGTGGTGCAGCAGCTCTCCGGCCTGCAGGTCGACCACTACCTGGGCGTGGACCTGGCCCGGCTGCCCGGCATGGTCGACGCCCTCGGCGGCGTGGCGGTCTGCCTGCCCGCCGCCACCCCGGCCGTCACCGCCTCGGCGCAGCCGCTGCCCACCGGTCACAGCCGGCTGTCGGGGGAGGGCGCCACCGGCTACCTCGCCCCCGCGGACGCGGCCGCCGACCCGACCGGGGACGCCGTCGCCGAGCGCGCCCAGCTGCTGCTGACCTCCACCCTCCGGTCGGGCCTGTCCGCCGGCACCCTCGGCAACCCGATGACGCTCACCCGGTTCCTGGTCCGCGCCTCCGACGTCCTCACCCTCGACGAGGCGACCACCCTGGGCGACCTGCGGACCCTGGCCGGCACGCTCGGCGAGGTGTCGGGGGACGCCGTCCAGCGGACCGGCCTGCCGGTCGCCCAGGTCGGCTACGTGCCGGCCGGCAGCGAGCAGGCCCACGTCGTGCTCGACGCGGCCGCCACCCGATCCCTGTTCGACGCCGTGATCCAGGAGGGGCGGCTGCCTGCCGAGCTGCTCACCCCGGAGGCCGCTGACCCGGCCGTGGTCGCGGCCCCGGCGCCGGCGGCCGCCGAGCAGCCGGTGGCCCCGCCCGCCGAGGAGCTCCTGACCGCCGCGCCCACCGGGATCACCGTCGACGTGCTCAACGGCACCGCCACCGGCGGGCTGGCCGGCACCGTGGCCGACCAGCTGCGCGCGCAGGGCTTCACCGTCGGCCAGGTGGGCAACCAGCCCGGCGGGGTCGACGGGACCGTCGTCCGCTTCGGTGCCGACGCCCGGGAGCAGGCCCGCACGGTCGCCGCCGCCGTCCCCGGTGCGGTGCTGCAGCCCGGTGACGTGGCCGGTGTCCAGCTCGTCGTGGGCCCGGGCTTCCCCGGCGTCGTCCCGGTCGTCATCCCGCCGCCGGCACCGGAGCCGCCCCCCGTGGCCCCGGCCCCAGCGGCCGCCGAACCGGCCGCCGCCCCTGCCAGCTGCTGA
- a CDS encoding DUF2795 domain-containing protein gives MSETGDQFAGTAARSTKHNPRVDEELEHEVQGMLKGRHATRAEEWREVEPQAEGDPDIDSDPEGTLMGGTPEGMDADAVVRRAELARWLVRADFPNDGPALVEAALDHRAPDAVVEELGRLPEGETYERIGDVVRALGYPTE, from the coding sequence GTGAGCGAGACCGGAGACCAGTTCGCCGGGACGGCGGCCCGCAGCACCAAGCACAACCCCCGGGTGGACGAGGAGCTCGAGCACGAGGTCCAGGGGATGCTGAAGGGCCGGCACGCCACCCGCGCCGAGGAGTGGCGCGAGGTCGAGCCGCAGGCCGAGGGCGACCCGGACATCGACAGCGACCCCGAGGGCACCCTGATGGGCGGCACCCCGGAGGGCATGGACGCCGACGCGGTCGTGCGACGCGCCGAGCTGGCCCGCTGGCTGGTCCGGGCCGACTTCCCCAACGACGGGCCCGCCCTCGTCGAGGCGGCGCTGGACCACCGCGCACCGGACGCCGTCGTCGAGGAGCTGGGCCGGCTGCCGGAGGGGGAGACCTACGAGCGGATCGGTGACGTGGTCCGCGCGCTGGGCTACCCCACGGAGTAG
- the mshD gene encoding mycothiol synthase: protein MSAAPAVRDVDRLDPADVPMVLDLLHAATAADGVRPLSEEAELRLQHGGPPGGRDLLVPAPDGGLAGYARFEAGTGGPDAEAELVVAPGCRRRGVGRALLTRLEQLAGGRPLRVWAHGDLPGSAELARSRGYTRARVLIQMRRELATVDPAPRPRLPQGVTVRAFRPGVDEQAWLRVNARAFASHPEQGGWTAEDLLLREAEPWFDPAGFLLGWDGDRLLGSHWTKVHPPGDVGPEAVGEVYVLGVDPDGQGTGLGRALTDLGLAHLRARGLREVLLYVEEDNAAAVALYERSGFTRYAVDVSWRRVS from the coding sequence CTGTCCGCTGCTCCCGCCGTCCGGGACGTCGACCGGCTCGACCCGGCCGACGTCCCCATGGTCCTCGACCTGCTGCACGCGGCGACCGCCGCCGACGGCGTGCGCCCGCTGTCGGAGGAGGCCGAGCTGCGACTGCAGCACGGCGGGCCCCCCGGCGGCCGCGACCTGCTGGTCCCGGCCCCGGACGGCGGCCTGGCCGGGTACGCCCGGTTCGAGGCGGGGACCGGCGGGCCCGACGCGGAGGCCGAGCTCGTCGTCGCCCCCGGCTGCCGCCGGCGCGGCGTCGGCCGGGCACTGCTGACCCGGCTGGAGCAGCTGGCGGGCGGGCGCCCCCTGCGGGTGTGGGCGCACGGCGACCTGCCCGGGTCGGCCGAGCTGGCGCGGTCCCGCGGGTACACCCGCGCCCGGGTGCTGATCCAGATGCGCCGGGAGCTGGCCACCGTGGACCCCGCGCCGCGGCCGCGGCTGCCCCAGGGCGTGACCGTGCGCGCCTTCCGGCCCGGGGTCGACGAGCAGGCGTGGCTGCGCGTCAACGCCCGGGCCTTCGCCTCCCACCCGGAGCAGGGCGGCTGGACGGCGGAGGACCTGCTGCTGCGGGAGGCCGAGCCGTGGTTCGACCCGGCCGGGTTCCTCCTGGGGTGGGACGGCGACCGGCTGCTCGGCTCGCACTGGACGAAGGTGCACCCCCCGGGCGACGTGGGCCCGGAGGCGGTGGGCGAGGTGTACGTGCTCGGTGTCGACCCCGACGGGCAGGGCACCGGCCTGGGGCGCGCGCTGACCGACCTGGGGTTGGCCCACCTGCGTGCCCGTGGTCTGCGGGAGGTGCTCCTCTACGTCGAGGAGGACAACGCCGCGGCGGTCGCCCTGTACGAGCGCAGCGGCTTCACGCGGTACGCCGTCGACGTGTCCTGGCGACGCGTGTCGTGA
- the pstB gene encoding phosphate ABC transporter ATP-binding protein PstB, giving the protein MAKRIDVSDLNVYYGNFLAVEGVNVSIEPRSITALIGPSGCGKSTFLRTLNRMHEVIPGARVEGKVVMDGQDLYGSDADPVTVRRQVGMVFQRPNPFPTMSIYENVAAGMRLNAKKIGKREMDQLVERSLRGANLWEEVKDRLDRPGSSLSGGQQQRLCIARAIAIEPDVLLMDEPCSALDPISTLAIEDLMTELKDKYTIVIVTHNMQQAARVSEQTGFFNLNGVGQPGRLIEFNPTEKIFSNPDQKATEDYISGRFG; this is encoded by the coding sequence GTGGCCAAGCGCATCGACGTGTCGGACCTGAACGTCTACTACGGCAACTTCCTGGCCGTCGAGGGCGTCAACGTCTCGATCGAGCCCCGCAGCATCACCGCCCTCATCGGGCCCTCCGGGTGCGGGAAGTCCACGTTCCTGCGCACCCTCAACCGGATGCACGAGGTCATCCCCGGTGCCCGCGTCGAGGGCAAGGTCGTCATGGACGGCCAGGACCTCTACGGCTCCGACGCCGACCCGGTCACCGTGCGCCGCCAGGTCGGCATGGTGTTCCAGCGGCCCAACCCGTTCCCGACCATGTCGATCTACGAGAACGTCGCCGCGGGCATGCGGCTGAACGCCAAGAAGATCGGCAAGCGGGAGATGGACCAGCTGGTGGAGCGCTCGCTGCGCGGGGCGAACCTCTGGGAGGAGGTCAAGGACCGCCTCGACCGCCCGGGGTCGAGCCTGTCCGGCGGTCAGCAGCAGCGGCTCTGCATCGCCCGGGCGATCGCCATCGAGCCCGACGTGCTGCTCATGGACGAGCCCTGCTCGGCGCTGGACCCGATCTCCACGCTGGCCATCGAGGACCTGATGACCGAGCTCAAGGACAAGTACACGATCGTGATCGTCACCCACAACATGCAGCAGGCCGCGCGGGTGAGCGAGCAGACCGGCTTCTTCAACCTCAACGGGGTCGGCCAGCCCGGTCGGCTGATCGAGTTCAACCCCACCGAGAAGATCTTCAGCAACCCCGACCAGAAGGCCACCGAGGACTACATCTCCGGCCGCTTCGGCTGA
- the pstS gene encoding phosphate ABC transporter substrate-binding protein PstS — MKLGTKTRGATLSLALASSLALTACGAANEEPAPASGGGGETTGATEELSGTLNGAGSSAQQAAMQAWTAGYSSLQPGVTVNYDPVGSGGGREQFVSGGVDFAGTDAYLDEEELTGAQERCAGEGEIVELVNYIAPIAIVYNLEGVDTLNLSPATLAGIFAQQITNWNDPAIAADNPDATLPDLPITPVNRSDESGTTENFTEYLAAVAPEVWTFEPDGVFPVEGGEAGQGTSGVVNAVGGGNGTIGYADPSQAGDLGIANIGVGEEFVEPTPEAAAAVVENSERVEGRGEYDFALELNRETTESGNYPIVQVSYLVGCLTYPEQETADLAKDFMTYVVSEEGQQAAAESAGSAPISDTLRQQSQSAIDAISAG; from the coding sequence TTGAAGCTCGGCACCAAGACGCGCGGCGCCACCCTCTCCCTGGCCCTCGCCTCCTCCCTGGCCCTCACCGCGTGCGGCGCCGCCAACGAGGAGCCCGCCCCCGCCAGTGGTGGCGGTGGCGAGACGACCGGGGCCACCGAGGAGCTCAGCGGCACGCTCAACGGTGCCGGCTCCAGCGCCCAGCAGGCGGCCATGCAGGCCTGGACGGCGGGCTACTCGAGCCTGCAGCCGGGCGTCACGGTCAACTACGACCCGGTCGGCTCCGGCGGTGGCCGCGAGCAATTCGTGTCCGGCGGGGTGGACTTCGCCGGCACCGACGCCTACCTCGACGAGGAGGAGCTCACGGGGGCCCAGGAGCGCTGCGCGGGCGAGGGCGAGATCGTCGAGCTGGTCAACTACATCGCCCCGATCGCGATCGTCTACAACCTCGAGGGCGTCGACACCCTGAACCTCTCGCCCGCCACGCTGGCCGGCATCTTCGCCCAGCAGATCACCAACTGGAACGACCCGGCCATCGCCGCGGACAACCCCGACGCCACCCTGCCGGACCTCCCCATCACCCCGGTGAACCGCTCCGACGAGTCGGGCACCACGGAGAACTTCACCGAGTACCTGGCCGCGGTCGCCCCCGAGGTGTGGACCTTCGAGCCCGACGGCGTGTTCCCGGTCGAGGGCGGCGAGGCCGGCCAGGGCACCTCCGGTGTGGTCAACGCCGTCGGCGGCGGCAACGGGACGATCGGCTACGCCGACCCGAGCCAGGCCGGCGACCTCGGCATCGCCAACATCGGCGTCGGCGAGGAGTTCGTCGAGCCCACCCCCGAGGCCGCGGCCGCCGTGGTCGAGAACTCCGAGCGGGTCGAGGGTCGCGGCGAGTACGACTTCGCCCTGGAGCTCAACCGCGAGACGACCGAGTCGGGCAACTACCCGATCGTGCAGGTCAGCTACCTCGTCGGGTGCCTCACCTACCCGGAGCAGGAGACCGCCGACCTGGCCAAGGACTTCATGACCTACGTGGTCAGCGAGGAGGGCCAGCAGGCGGCGGCGGAGTCGGCCGGGTCCGCGCCGATCTCCGACACGCTCCGCCAGCAGTCCCAGTCGGCCATCGATGCGATCAGCGCCGGCTGA
- a CDS encoding DUF2945 domain-containing protein yields the protein MADDVKKGDHVSWKSHGSEVEGTVKREITSETEAAGRTVKASKDEPQYEVESDESGKTAVHKPGALHEK from the coding sequence ATGGCCGACGACGTGAAGAAGGGCGACCACGTCAGCTGGAAGAGCCACGGCAGTGAGGTGGAGGGCACCGTCAAGCGCGAGATCACCTCCGAGACCGAGGCCGCCGGCCGCACCGTCAAGGCGAGCAAGGACGAGCCGCAGTACGAGGTCGAGAGCGACGAGAGCGGCAAGACCGCGGTGCACAAGCCCGGTGCCTTGCACGAGAAGTGA
- a CDS encoding tautomerase family protein, giving the protein MIQVQLLEGRSPEEKQSLLEELTAATVRCLSVDADRVQVQISEYPEGTWSRGGVPLRVGAEGQE; this is encoded by the coding sequence ATGATCCAGGTCCAGCTGCTCGAGGGTCGGTCCCCGGAGGAGAAGCAGTCACTGCTCGAGGAGCTCACCGCCGCGACGGTCCGGTGCCTGTCGGTCGACGCGGACCGCGTGCAGGTGCAGATCTCCGAGTACCCGGAGGGGACGTGGTCGCGCGGCGGCGTCCCGCTGCGTGTCGGTGCCGAGGGGCAGGAGTGA